tgtgtgtgtgtgtgtgtgtcattattaTTCCTTCATAATTATTTACCTTAAATAAATGAGTACATTTATATAGAATAATAGaatatttaatctattattttacattaatgcacatttttcaaaaaaataaaaaaaatacatattttatatattctaaaaaaaagggACTTATTTCCCCATTAGTAGGTCTTGCTGTGACAATTGGTTtggttttaattgttgtttttggcaCAATAGGTCACACCAGTAACCTGCATCATCTAATGACCAACGTGCAGATCATCCGCAGTGGAGCCCCTGCGCTGCAAATCGGCTCCTCTGCTGTTCCTCAGCATCCCTTCACCTCCCATTTACCCAGAGGCGAGTTACAGATTTCAACCAGAGTTCCATTTCAACCAGTTGTAATGTTGGCGCACTGACTGATTTGTTCTGTCATCACAGGAGCAGCTGCTGCAGCTGTGATGTCAAGTTCCAAAGGAACAACAGTGCTGAGACCAGCAGCCTGTCCGAGCTCCGCCATGGGGCAGCCTACAGTCCAGCACATTATCCACCAACCGATTCAGGTTAATTTAGCTAACGCGTGTTGGGAGTTCTATTGAACACAGATTCATTAACAAATCTTTATGCATTTCATACATATCTGTTTGTATTACAGTCTAGGTCTTTAGTCCCTACCTCTACGGCAGTGCCGCCTACAGTAGTGGCTCCAGTGACTGCCACCAGACCTCAGTCTCCGGTTATCACCACAGTGGCTGCCCACTCTGGAGACATGTTACATGGGTAAGATGCATCTGCTTTAGAAATTATGACAGTTATTTAGCACTTCTTCTATTGTGTGTTTTGACtctgatttaaacaaaaaatgtaattttgccaCAGCGGCAGTGCAGTGCACACATGAGCTAAACATCTATttctctttactagttatagcaagAAATAAACGTGAATGAACATAAGAAGATATGCTGAAAGATATAGAACAAATTCCTGAAATCATAGAACAACTTACTGTATCATCATGTAATCGtttaatcagtgtttcaaccgtggaaagacgtaaattaaaaaaactaaatgtataaaataaacattcttcaGATAACAACTTCTTGATTCTGTAATCCTATTATGGGATTTTTCactaataaagaaatatttaaatatatacatgcatatatatatatttgatatatataatgctttgggaataatatatatatttttttttttttttcaaaaaaagccAAGGCAACACTAATTTTttcatacagcacacagtgaaaatgacatgaatatgataGCGGCCAGATAAATAAAGCAAAGCTTCAAATCACAAGATTAAAGTCTGTCAATCGCGCGTCTCCAGTGAAGCTgaacacttcacaagatctcacagctggattcgacttaGTTTAaagcaaggtttgtgaaattaaatgtttattagatgTTTAACAGCGACAGCAAACAATGACTagagagaatgtgagcactgtgtgctcaggcaGTGCTGCCGTTCTCAgggctgtcaaaataaatgtactgccTCAAACACAttggcaaaacagaaaaacatatcgGCCAAtgcgatatttgaaaaatatcggccgatatatctgCCTTGCCGATATATTGGTTGACCACTACATGGAATGTTTGGTATGCATGTGGGGTGTAACGGAACACGTATTTGTgcacatttacatacacatatgtGTACTGAACAAATACAGCAATGTTTTAATCACTGCATGAGTGGAACTTCATtggaaacttccagttttatatattgttcgttttgataagaaacaaagtctcatctttcaaaatatgtccttttttcaagtaaatacaaacaataaatgctgttttgatgcTCTTTGATGTAATCATTTCTATGCATCTCTGTAATTTATAGTAGTTGAATTgtagaaaatattaaatgttctgtcttttttttcctggATTTTTCTGGATTCCAGACGCTCAGCGGTGACGATTCACCCACCCCAAGCGACCCTGAGTATCCAGCGCCCTCCGCCCTCACGGGACACACCCACACGAATCACTCTGCCTTCCCACCCTGCCATTGCTGCTCAGAAAGCCCTTTCTCACTCTGTTGCACAGGTTGACATCATTCTGCTCCATCcttttggaaatattaaaaaaaataaaaaaaaacaaggaagtaACACCTCCCATTTCCTCTGTCGTAGAAGCCCATTTTCAGCACCGTGACACCTGTTGCTGCCGCAACAGTTGCTCCAATTCAGGCCACCAATACTGCACCATCACCCACTACAACAGGTGGGTGATAAATCTACTCTAAACACCGGTGATTCAGAGGCATCAATGTAAATTGCATAGACTATTATGTTACATATGTATTACAGTACTAAAGACCTGCTATgtctttttaacacatttttaaaggcTCCAACCCCCACACTCAAATGTCCAGTAGCAGCATTGTCACTATGACTGTGGCCTCCCACTCCTCTCATGCCACAGCAGTGACCACATCCACCATCCCTGTGGGTAAGTTACCTTTAGCTCATCTGCTctggaattgtttttatttctagtaGCACAGAAGTATATAGGTGTTGTATTGTAGCAGGTATtgtcaaatactgtaaatatatcaagtAATGCTATAGATATTTCATACTTATTAGTCAGATTAGTTAAACTTTGTGACATTCAGTGTAGTATGATGTAGTATACAAAAAGATTACCCCATTTTACccttttttgatcagtttaagaCTTTATAGTAACAGTTTGAGCAGGTTATTATTTGCTTATTACTAACATTTTGCACCCAGCGAGGTGTTTACTGATTTGAACTATTAAATTTTACTGGTGAAATGCGGTCAATAATATTACCTAAGGGTATAATCAGAGACTGTGTAAGGCAGAGACAGTTCAATCGTACACAAATCACAATGTCACGTGGTCAATCGGCTGTTTGATTACATAAACTACCGTGCTAAAGTTTACAGTCAGAATTAAAAGATTAATACTTCAATTCAGCAAAGAataaacattgttataaaaataactatttctatTCATCCAAAAGTCCTGAAAAATcctgtattacagtttccacaaaaatattactcagcatgactattttcaacatttataataacttatttatattaaaggggtcatatgatgttgttaaaaagaacattattttgtgtatttggtgtaatgaaatgtttttgagttttaaggttcaaaaaacacattattttcaacatactgtacattattgtttcttctctatgccccgcctttctgaaacgcgtcgatttttccaaagctcatcgttctgaaaagtcaggtgtgctctgattggccggctatccagtgcattgtgattggccgaatacctcaagcgtgtgacagaaatgttacgccccttaccatactgtgatgcatgtcccggtcagaacactggcgccacaagacaaaaacaataaaacccattacaaacgagccatttgttgcatccagtggggacataattacgggttataatgacttgtactttttttttttttgcattgcatcgCATTGCACCGCACCACGTAAACAAACCCATGTCTGCATGTGTGATcgaagaaacgacaaacaacaatcGCTaatctacaccagcggttctcaattccagtcctcgcgcccctcagctctgcatattttgcatgtctctctttgttaacacagctatttcagataatcagctcgttaaaagtgagctccgtgcatgaactgtgttcctatTGACATGGtcccctacacagtgttcattgctccctactccctgagcaggggaaatctgttgtagtttacttcacttcagaacattcattcacggatttgcgctgtgcaacgtcttcagacacggacaagtgtgacatcatatacctcggtaaataagtacaatttaaattcacgtctcaatgcactttgaatggaacatatacattcgcttcaaactggaatcatggcggaatatcctgtgatgtccacttcgcagggcatttacgttcgaatagaagtgataagagaaacatacaacatgtgcagagcaggggggtgcgaggactggaattgagaaccgctgctctacactgcctAAAAACtcgagtttgaatcatcagtggcaaatcctttacatatgtaaacgtacttacaggctgtgagtcagaacagccggcattgtagtctactctcccaggatcagaaaacagtcctccatgaaatgtgctgcacacatctgaatatttgggttgaactgttctggaacagtgttataaatacaacttaacttctagttttgtcctcttttggaaggccaaacacagtatcttcgctttcacaacgaaacagtgtcacCACGACatggttacgccttctttctttgggtgaacatttgggcggcattatgcaagacttcccacacagtgacgtagacaggtgggggcgtgttagaacgagccgttttagggggttgtggttgactcttaacttttatgaagaatatctctttgggtttgagactttagtctttgcaactttacagatcttctttatgcaccaagagcttgtaacacttcagagagaaaggaaaacttgaaattgcatcatatgacccctttgagcTTCACATATCTTTATTGGAGAGGGTTTAAACAATGTTTCACATGTTTAATGAAccataaacaattttttaactGCTGTAATGGCAGACTGAACAGACATgctcaaaaatgactttagttGAATGCAGGAAACATTGTGCATGTATTCATTTAACAGTCTGACTATTTCGATGCCAAAGCTTTAACACTGGGAATGCACCTATGATGCCTTTACATAGTTGCAACAGAGCTgttgtttacattgttttacaAGCAGATTTTCCAGGAAGATTTTGCTTATAAAAAGGTGAAAGCTTTAACTGATGGAATTTACTGTCGATTTTGCCTCGCCTGTTTTAGCTAAAGTGGTCCCGCAGCCCATTACACACACGTCACCACGTATCCAGTCCGAATACACTGGAGAAAGGGGCAGCCTCATCCCTATCTCTGGTCATCGCTCTTCTCCCAACCCCATCACTATGGAGAACCGCACTGACAACAGGTATAAATCCTATCTATTCAAAATGTTAAAGGACAtaagcttttttacatttaaaatgtgtttttggcaGCAAACTGGCTATTTTCACATCAGGTTTAAGGTTCAGTTAGGACAACCATATGTCTGTTTGCCCTGCTTTTAATGGGATGTTTTATGGTTCTCCACAGACAATCTGTTCCAGTGCAGTTTCAGTACTTCCTTCCCACCTACCCTTCAGCACCATACCCGCTGACCCACACATACACCCCCATCACCAGCTCTGTGTCATCCATACGCCCTTATTCAGGTACCATGGTGCTTAATCAAAATAGATAGAGAAAAATGATTTCCTTTTATTGCAAACTTGATTGATATTGGTGGGTATTAAAAATGTTGGCTttagattattaatatttgtttgtcaTGTGGACACAGTAACAGCTCAGACACCCAGTGCAGCCATGACCGCCCAAGCCGGTGTAGGAGTCGCATCTGCGGTTCATCTGAACTCTATGCAGCTGATGACGGTGGACCGCATCACCCAGATCAACACTCAGAACATTCAACCGACTGCCATTGCAGCGCAGGGCATGCAACCAACGCCCATCCCAGCCCAGGGCCTGCATACGTCTGCCCAGATCACCGCCCCGAGCATTCAGCCTACGCCAGTCAATCAACAACAGCCCCCAAAAGAGTCTAAAGCTTCAGGTGAGGCACCTCAGATCAGCTCTGAATCCTGAGAGCCACCTTCAGGTCTCCACATGTGTTCATACCAAGCAtcatttcttcaagttaaaaaaaatagtattgatgagtgtttctgttttttttgttgtttttttttgcagttgttcTGGCCGATGGTTCCACACTAGTGGCTAACTCTATTAGCAATGCATTCAACAACAGTCAGTCTGCTACCACTGTGGCCCAGACACACAATCAGAGTGCGAACGCTGGAACCCCCTCACTTGTGACGTCCCCTCGACCCAGCATTTTGCGCAAGAAACCTGCCAATGAGGGGTGAGCATTAAAAACCCATTACTGTCAAGTGTAAATCTCACTATGTGATGTCCACGTCATATTTACCAGCAAAAAATACAAGAGAGTCCTGcatcaatttatatatttaaaagtatttcctGTGTGCGTAGATTAAATTCACATtgtagaaaataaaaaggaatccAGAAccatgtcatatttcacccctgaattaccaacaaaaaataagaaattccATTTTGGAAATGAAGAAAATCAATTTAGGAGTACaacagttttgttttgcattgtcaAAGTATTTTCCTCCCAAATGATATCTTCTAATTCaagaaaacattttcctcactgtaATGCAGTAATGAAAATCATCTTGTCCagaaacaatgatttaaaaataaattaacgaCTACTACCTTAATTCTTCCTTTACTGCCTAACAATTTAAGCAAATATTGTTTTCCTTACGTTACTGAATTCTGTTGCTAATTagttaatcatcatcatcatcaaaacagGTCATACTGCAAAATATTTCACAGAATTTGGGTCCTAAATGGTGTTATGTGTTAGATTCTTTacttggaatataatttaatttatataattcagAAAGAATTGTATAAATATATGACCAACACTTTTCTTTTCATGAGAATCAGTTTTTATGTTggtattgtttatatattgtagtgtttttttaatggtttgaattagatttttttattttgttaattttcattttaattttagtttagttttttgtgcttttgtcatttatattcatatagtttgtattatttttatttcagttttagtcattttagtacttgtTTAGATCAAACATGTATATTAGTCAGTTGCCAAatgattgtattttaatttatttcagctttaattgaattactgaaaacaattttGAATCATTTTCGGTTTAATTAACAATTGCAACACTGATGAAAATCTACCGTAAATAGTTTCTATGCCAGTCTAGTATGTTTTTAGTTTAGtagtttaaaaatctttttgaaaaaaatgtattgatgtTCTCAAAAGTGTCATTAATCTGTCTCTGTTGATTTATTAAAGTGCTGCTGTTAGGAAGAACCTGATCCCAGGTCCACTCAGTGACTCCACAACCACCAGAATCGATGGACCCATCAGGAGTGCATCAGGATCACCTCGTCCTGCAGGGTATGAAGTTATCAAATTGATCTTACAAGATCTCTCGtcttatttaatacatttttccttTCTCATTCTAGTATTACTTGGTCTTTAATTCCAGCTTAGTTTTATAAACACTAAATCCCCAAACTCTTTGGCAGAGTGAAGCCCAAACCTGACATCCACATGAGTCTGGCCCCATCAGTAACTGCAGCAATAGAGGCGATTCCTAGCCACGGAACTGAACCGCAACCTCAACACGTGGGACCACCTCCCTCCCAGCTGGCTTCTCAACCTCTCACCTCCATCCTGACATCAGCAACACCCCCCTCTCAACCCACTCCTCCTCTTTCAGCCATACCTGCTGCCATGGCAGTCACCCCGGCAATCCCCTCCATGGCCAATGTAGTGGCCCCGCCTACTCAGCCAGCAGCCAGCACTAATACAGCATGTGCCATCAGCTCCACCCTCCCAGAGATGAATATTAAGCAGGAGGCGGAGCCTCTGGATAGTACAAAACCAGGTGGGATCTTCATACAAACAAGATTTTATACTAAtagtctatataaaatatatatctatataaaaatattgtactTTTGTCTTGTATTTGACAATGAGATTAATTAATTCAACCAAAATTTTTAGatctttaaaataatgaaaagatgATGTAGAATAATGTCATGCTTCAGAGCAACACATATCAGGAGGCAGAAGTATCAGTCTACTTGTGGTTTAACTGATGAAGCAGTTTTTTTCCCTCAGTGGCATCAGGGCCAAACAGTGGTGCACAGATGTTGGCAGTCCCTGCCACAGACATCACCCCTGGAGCCTCACCCAGAAAGAAGCCCCGCAAGCAACAGCACGTCATCTCCACTGAGGAAAGCGAGATGATGGAGACCAACAGCACAGATGAGGAGAAGTTCCCACACAAACCCCTCAGCCAACGTGCAGAGAAACGCAAGTCCCCTCCTAAAGAATACATTGGTAAGCTTTATTACTATGAAGCTGTTTCTTAAAGTTTTCACTTTTTAGAACAAtggtgttttcattattatttttattttattaaaatagaattttagatttattgttagattttgtattattttattttattagaatcagcacaaattaaataaaataaaaatacttctacGATATTTCGTATTACGGTGACGCATAGCtgccacacacatacattttttccACTCAATTATGTTGTAATAACAACATCTTTTCTCGTAACAACCacatgttttcttgtaaaacgagATGTTATGTtgtaaaaatgatataattatcTCATTAAAACGACATCTTTTTTGGTAAAAATTAGATGTTATGTTGTAAAAACTGTATAATTATCTcgtaaaaacaaattttttctcGTACTAATGACATATTATGTGATAAACTATGTTTTCCCATTATAATAGATATATGGTACATTATGTGAACGAGCTAAGGGATTGTCCTGACTGCTGTTGCCACAGTCTGAAAGAAAACGAGGATCTGCACGCTACTGAAGTTATTGAAATACactatttatttgtatgtatttttatttgttttttttgtttgtggatgttttttatgttttatctcCAATTTGTCTATAATATAGTGCTATCAAATAACTGCACTCAGACCCATGACTCCTTTAGGCTATGATCAGatcaaaacagttattataaacatctcgttattacgagaaaataTGTCGTTTTAACGAGATAATGTTGTTTTAACGACATAACATCTCGTTTTTTACGAAAAAAGATGTCgttttaacaaaataatgttgttttaacgACATATCATAACGagaaaagatgttgttttaatgaGATAATGTTGTTTTAACGACATAACATCTCGTTTTTATGagaaaagatgttgttttaacGAGAAAACATCTCGTTATTAAGAGAAAAGATGTCgttttaacaaaataatgttgttttaacgACATAATATCATAACGagaaaagatgttgttttaacGAGATAATGTTGTTTTAACGACATAACATCTCGTTTTTATGagaaaagatgttgttttaacGAGAAAACATCTCGTTATTAAGAGAAAAGATGTCGTTTTAACGAGATAATGTTTTAACAACATAACATTTCAGTTTTAAGagaaaagatgttgttttaatgagaaaagatctcgttattacgagaaaaGATATCGTTTTAATGAGAAAAGATGTCGTTGAAATGCgacaacttaattttatttttcgtGATATATCTCGTTATTATGACATACTGTAATTGAGTGGAAAAAATCATATGTATGTGGCAGCAATGCCACCATATCAAATGTTACTTCAGAAGTgtacttttatcatttaaatcatttttcatgttcctgtggctcagtggtagagcattgcgttatcagcgcaaaaggttgtgggttcgattcccagggaacacatgttaggtaaaaaaatgttagcctgaatgcactgtaagtcgctttggataacagcgtctgctaaatgcataaatgtaaatgttatgtaaatgtaaatgtacagttattattgaataatttaaatctttttttctacattacagtaatgagaatgaggTTTTTGCATTTTAGAACTGCTATTTGGTggaaggttattttaaattaaaattaaaaaccagtacaaaaaaacacaacaattataCTTACAAGTCTGATTGTTGTTTCTCCTATGTCTGAGAAAAAGTTTGACTTCTTTTCTTTGTGGAATCTCTTAAGACTCCTTATTGCCTTCTACCTGTGAAAGTCTGCCAACCTTTGCTCTAAATAGTACATTATGAAATGGCAACAGTGACAGTGTCGTAACATAACTGAACAGAGGCCAAACTTAATAAAGTTGTTGGAATAAGATAAAAGACATAGAGATAAAGATCAGAATTATCCTTCCAAACCATTTGTAAGCTCTCCTGGAATTGAATGGCAACTGCAGTTGCTCTGATGGGAGCAACTGTGGGAATGTACATCTGTAAATTTTTGACTTATTACAAGTTATGTAATATGATTTGATATTGAAGTTTTCACTTTAAGAAACCCAGTTTTATCACGAAGACATTGTAGCCTCTAATGCCTATATTAGAGGTGCCTATATTTTCCCCGGGTGCCGCCGCataattggctgcccactgctccatgtgtgtgttcatggtgtgtttgtgttcacttctgtgtgtgtgcactttggatgggttaaatgcaaagcacgaattctgagtatgggtcaccatacttggctgtatgtcacctcACTTCACTTCACGTCACTATATTCAGTGTATCTTTTTCTTCATCTGTTTGCAGATGAAGAGGGAGTTCGGTATGTTCCTACCCGAGTTCGGCCTCCGATCACTCTACTGCGCCACTACCGTAACCCCTGGAAGGCAGCATACCACCACTTTCAGAGATACAGTGACATCCGTGTCAAGGGTTTGTCTAAGCTCATCACATAGTATCTTATTCACCATTTTGctttaatacaattatatagtCCATCATCATTCATTAATACCAGCTTGTGTTATCCAATCAGAGGACAAGAAAGGCACCCTGCAGGATGTGGCCAATCAGAAAGGAGTGGTGTGCAAAGCCCAGGGCTGGAAAATTCACCTCTGCGCTGCTCAGCTCATGCAGCTGGTGAGACTCACTTTTAATTCATTACCAGACAGTTTTTATGTCAAGCTTATGTCATAATGAGTGTTGTTTTGTCACCTGTCTGCAGACGAATCTGGAGCGTGATGTGTACAGTCGTCTGACGACTCTCCAGGAAGGTCTTGTTCCGAAGAAGAAGGCCGGAGCCAATGATGATCTTCACCGTATAAATGAACTCATACAGGTAAAAGCCACTGATTACTTTTACCCACACATGTTCATTTTCATACAggttataatgtgttttatttcatcgGTTTCAATCAGTGTTTACATTTAGATTTCCTTTGCCTACATTGCAGCGCTCACTTAAATTAGTCTTTAAAACaccaataaattatttaatacattttttttttaataatgatttattaatgtaataaccTTGTTAAATGTCATCTTCAACATATCAAAATAATTATCAGTTTTTCATactatacattataatgttgtgatgcctataTTCATAtgtagcataatttttttttttatgcttttagtttaaataaaaaacaaacaaacgtaaaactgttaaatattattttctattttgaaatacatcttattattgatgttgaaaacggttgtgctgcttacctggaaaccatgatacattttattcaagattatttgctgaatagaaagatcaaaacaacttcatttatttgaaataggaatcttctgtaacattgtaaatgttttactgtcacttttgatcaatttaaggtgttcttgctgaataaaagtattttcatttttgggaagaAAAAGATTCTTAcaccaaaatttaaaatgatattaattaTAATACTGTTTCACTGCTTAGGGGAACATGCAGCGTTGCAAGCTGGTGATGGACCAGATCACAGAAGCCCGTGACTCCATGTTGAAGGTGCTGGATCACAAGGAGCGTGTCATGAAGCTGATCAACAAGAACAGCAGCACAAAGAAGCTCAATAAGCTGAAGCGTAAGGACAGAGCTTGAGACAAACTGATCTGATATCGGACAGAGTTCAGCACGACCACAGACCCCTCCTGCACGTGTTCATCTGGCAAGCCCTTCCTTTACCAGAAGCTGTAGGGAACAACATTTAATTAACCACAACATGCATCTTTAATGGTATCTTCATTGAAATACAAATGTCTCCATTTTTCATTGCAATCAAGATGTTTTAAGTCAACAAAGTAACAAAGAGGTTACTTTAGAGAAGTTGTTGGATGTTGAAGATTCTATTTTATTCAAAGTTATACATAATCATCCATGGATGAACCACAGATATCAGTAAAAGCAATGCTGTACCTCTTCAAGTCTATAGATTATATTCACCACTTTTTCATTTGGGTGCCTTGAATGATGACCTGGTATTGACAGTCTGTACTGTATCAAACACCAAATGGCAGTATTACGTAATGGCCGTTCTTTGAACGGAAAGGTTTCCGTTTTTTATTGTAGTGATCGAAACAATAAGAATTGAGAAGCCATAACAACACCATCCTCTCTGTCCTAGGTGAACAAAGACTGAAGTTTTTACCATGTGTATTTTGGGAAGCGTTAAAGATGCT
Above is a genomic segment from Cyprinus carpio isolate SPL01 chromosome A2, ASM1834038v1, whole genome shotgun sequence containing:
- the LOC109103392 gene encoding histone deacetylase complex subunit SAP130-like isoform X2; translation: MSSQQYQHPGLPSGLGQGQTPGSNTTGLPGSQKNTGGHEDSNHTPRELMSSGITAFRDDKQETVVVRPYPQPQTQPPPHGTVQSLLPQHLPIQPGTPVSVSAAPSHLPQGLSLAFTEGPLKSALKTPMPSRVIAPAPVSTPGHLTLPPKVSGHITATMESTQASGIPVATISGQQGHTSNLHHLMTNVQIIRSGAPALQIGSSAVPQHPFTSHLPRGAAAAAVMSSSKGTTVLRPAACPSSAMGQPTVQHIIHQPIQSRSLVPTSTAVPPTVVAPVTATRPQSPVITTVAAHSGDMLHGRSAVTIHPPQATLSIQRPPPSRDTPTRITLPSHPAIAAQKALSHSVAQKPIFSTVTPVAAATVAPIQATNTAPSPTTTGSNPHTQMSSSSIVTMTVASHSSHATAVTTSTIPVAKVVPQPITHTSPRIQSEYTGERGSLIPISGHRSSPNPITMENRTDNRQSVPVQFQYFLPTYPSAPYPLTHTYTPITSSVSSIRPYSVTAQTPSAAMTAQAGVGVASAVHLNSMQLMTVDRITQINTQNIQPTAIAAQGMQPTPIPAQGLHTSAQITAPSIQPTPVNQQQPPKESKASVVLADGSTLVANSISNAFNNSQSATTVAQTHNQSANAGTPSLVTSPRPSILRKKPANEGAAVRKNLIPGPLSDSTTTRIDGPIRSASGSPRPAGVKPKPDIHMSLAPSVTAAIEAIPSHGTEPQPQHVGPPPSQLASQPLTSILTSATPPSQPTPPLSAIPAAMAVTPAIPSMANVVAPPTQPAASTNTACAISSTLPEMNIKQEAEPLDSTKPGPNSGAQMLAVPATDITPGASPRKKPRKQQHVISTEESEMMETNSTDEEKFPHKPLSQRAEKRKSPPKEYIDEEGVRYVPTRVRPPITLLRHYRNPWKAAYHHFQRYSDIRVKEDKKGTLQDVANQKGVVCKAQGWKIHLCAAQLMQLTNLERDVYSRLTTLQEGLVPKKKAGANDDLHRINELIQGNMQRCKLVMDQITEARDSMLKVLDHKERVMKLINKNSSTKKLNKLKRKDRA
- the LOC109103392 gene encoding histone deacetylase complex subunit SAP130-like isoform X1; translated protein: MSSQQYQHPGLPSGLGQGQTPGSNTTGLPGSQKNTGGHEDSNHTPRELMSSGITAFRDDKQETVVVRPYPQPQTQPPPHGTVQSLLPQHLPIQPGTPVSVSAAPSHLPQGLSLAFTEGPLKSALKTPMPSRVIAPAPVSTPGHLTLPPKVSGHITATMESTQASGIPVATISGQQGHTSNLHHLMTNVQIIRSGAPALQIGSSAVPQHPFTSHLPRGAAAAAVMSSSKGTTVLRPAACPSSAMGQPTVQHIIHQPIQSRSLVPTSTAVPPTVVAPVTATRPQSPVITTVAAHSGDMLHGRSAVTIHPPQATLSIQRPPPSRDTPTRITLPSHPAIAAQKALSHSVAQKPIFSTVTPVAAATVAPIQATNTAPSPTTTGSNPHTQMSSSSIVTMTVASHSSHATAVTTSTIPVAKVVPQPITHTSPRIQSEYTGERGSLIPISGHRSSPNPITMENRTDNRQSVPVQFQYFLPTYPSAPYPLTHTYTPITSSVSSIRPYSVTAQTPSAAMTAQAGVGVASAVHLNSMQLMTVDRITQINTQNIQPTAIAAQGMQPTPIPAQGLHTSAQITAPSIQPTPVNQQQPPKESKASVVLADGSTLVANSISNAFNNSQSATTVAQTHNQSANAGTPSLVTSPRPSILRKKPANEGAAVRKNLIPGPLSDSTTTRIDGPIRSASGSPRPAGVKPKPDIHMSLAPSVTAAIEAIPSHGTEPQPQHVGPPPSQLASQPLTSILTSATPPSQPTPPLSAIPAAMAVTPAIPSMANVVAPPTQPAASTNTACAISSTLPEMNIKQEAEPLDSTKPVASGPNSGAQMLAVPATDITPGASPRKKPRKQQHVISTEESEMMETNSTDEEKFPHKPLSQRAEKRKSPPKEYIDEEGVRYVPTRVRPPITLLRHYRNPWKAAYHHFQRYSDIRVKEDKKGTLQDVANQKGVVCKAQGWKIHLCAAQLMQLTNLERDVYSRLTTLQEGLVPKKKAGANDDLHRINELIQGNMQRCKLVMDQITEARDSMLKVLDHKERVMKLINKNSSTKKLNKLKRKDRA